Genomic window (Aricia agestis chromosome 7, ilAriAges1.1, whole genome shotgun sequence):
TAGCGGAAGAAATGTCTAAATTCTATGAAAAAACACTAGCCGAATTGGAGCAACATGTAAAATCAGAAGCAAAAACTATAGCATATAGTTTTCAGACTAGTTTGCTAGACCAACTTAATAGCAAAATTGAAGAAAGATTAAAATGTGAAGGAGTAGATCTAGACAAagaattaaatgaagagttaaATGCTGAACTtaacaaaattagaaattatTACGACATTCTACTTAAAAATGAGATGTATAACTAtactaaattgaaaaataaagcaATTCAAGAAAGAAACGATGCAGTTTTATCATTTTATAGACAAATCGAATCGGAAAGATTAACAAGTACTATGTATGTATTGAGTTCTGAGCGAAAAAAGtgcaaagtgaaaaaaattatgttggaaaatatccaatacgaggaaattataaatactctgaatatttttgtgcaaaaagatattttattggaTGATTTAGTCaaagaaaatgaaatacttcctattttaaataaaaaatggcaagatCAGGTAGTTAAAATCTTTAGATTGTTTCTAAAATTTATAGGTTTTAGCCTGAATATATTACCTGAGCAGACTTCGTTTTTACTGGACTTTGAAAAAATGGTAATATTACAGCTGAACGAATTTCAAAAACAACCTTACAATCCGTCTCAAATGTTAATTGATAAAGAAGATCATGATAATATGTTCGAATTTAATGAACAACAATCAGTACAATCTGTATGTGAGGAAGCACCATTCCAAATAGCTGGTAGGTTAGAATCTCCTTTTTCACTTTTCCTTAACTATGGAAGTAGGGAAACGATAGGAGGTGAGGCAGATTATCCATATTTTAGAGTACAGAGGAAATATGTTTACGCCAAATGTCATggttttgaaaaaattaaagaattgCTTGGTGCTAACTTATGCAGATTTGCAAGTAAGGAAGTAGAAACGATATTTAGCCCTTTAAGCAATTTTGAAGCCAAAGATAAGAAAGAATATTTGGATTCAAGAATTGATTCATCGGTTACTTCATCAAAAAGCACTTCCATTCATATGGAACCTGACTTGAACAAAGTTAATACTATAAGGGAATGTCCAAATAACTGTGGGAAATTAAATAGAGTTCATGACTTTTTCGACCTCAATTCATTTTTAGAATACaatgataaaaattatgaaaatttaataTCTGGTTTTGGCGAACAACAGCCTGAATTGATTGACTCGACAAGAatcaaagttattttatttaatgatataGCGTTTCCTGCAGTAGAGGAAGATTTTAAGACTGTAGGGGTCCAATGTGAAAATGATGTTGATCATAAAAATAGTGCAATATTATGCGACTGTACTGAAACCGATAATTGTGACAATACTTCCAAAGGTTGTAAAATTCATGACGTACTTTTAAAACGAGAACTTTCtttgaaaaaactacttaaaagcAATCCGAAGTTATTTAGCACTTTATTTTCTGACGAGTCTTATAACTGTAAAGTCTAGTTTTAGATTTGTGATGAAGCAACTTTTgtgtgattattatttttttagtaggTATATATTGCTGTCACGACTGCAGACTGTGACATATAATTTCTGTGTTTTGATAcgttcaaaaatattatattaatttttgtattattattgtataaaatattacatataaaTCATTATATATgcttattttttcttaataatttccctatataaaatatctaaatattattgttttcataTTATGCAGAATATTATGCTCTATTTTAGAGTTTCCCAACCTGTGTTCCGCGGACCCCTgtgtcatctctggaccatacataatctgattttttgctgtttattttatcaaaGGGATTCGTGAAAACCATGCTTGCTTTTCTAGGGGTCCGTGGCTGATAAAGGTTGATAAACACTGctctatttatttaataactatagTTTTTCTGTGTTGTCACTTAATGGTTATAAAACATTACAACCACGTCGTTACGTTGATTGATAAAATTGATTGGTAAAATACTCCAAATAGAAGATACCAGTGAGTAGTGACATAAAGCTTAAATTACAAATTTGGTTGGCCTAGATAGTTGGCGACTTTTAATATAGACAACAAACTTTGAAATTGAAGTGAACTATTCGTTCGAGTAAACCGTTTGTAGCATTTGCGACAGATTGCACGAGAACTGGCGcttaacacaatattatgaaacGTTAAAATGTCAACTTACCATAACACTATTTAAGTCCGAACCACTATTACATAGCTGGGTAGTAAATAGTAACTAATAACGTAGGTAGTTATGTTAGTGTACTAGATGTTACCCATAAGTAAATTGTGTCTTAAATCTtttaaaccgtacatttttactagatgaaaactatccttagacctatcccgggactcaaccTACAGCTACCGTTTTAAAACCGGTTCagcaaaatacattttataaagaGTTTGCATACTAACAGGCGGATAGATAGACAAAAAAAACAGCTACATATTTTACACTAACCTGTTcacttttatattaataaagttgGTGTTTAAGTTACGGACGAATGTTAAGTTTAACATCACTAATCGGAATCAGTAACTCACAGTGGAATGTCATAAGTCGCGTCTGTACTAACACCCGGGACGTGTGATGACTTAATAAGTTAGGTAGGTTGTTAGGGACTTGTGTAAATTTACCTTTACGCCCGATATACGCCCGCGCCCGTCCCGACGTTATTCTCCGCTAACGGTGTAATTTATACGCCGTAGTAAACGCAAAATTTGTGTATTGTTGTAAGTGAATAATGTTACAATAGGTTAATTCAATATGCGACCTACGAGTAATTGCGCGCGGGAACAATGTATCTTTTCATCACTTTCCCCCTTAAGTTACGGTGTTATTAATTTAACCTATTTAA
Coding sequences:
- the LOC121728937 gene encoding uncharacterized protein LOC121728937, with the protein product MEKHTNELNVLQVDETKSYIDRGRENNSFPQIPDSSNGSCICRPIEKWTSPSDLIIDLVNLKPPLTSKIARGKTHIGIQSIGETYLVNEKEIFHKSIKKVLKDNDDIWKFILRSEIKTIHKRAKETFKQIFEHKQSILAEEMSKFYEKTLAELEQHVKSEAKTIAYSFQTSLLDQLNSKIEERLKCEGVDLDKELNEELNAELNKIRNYYDILLKNEMYNYTKLKNKAIQERNDAVLSFYRQIESERLTSTMYVLSSERKKCKVKKIMLENIQYEEIINTLNIFVQKDILLDDLVKENEILPILNKKWQDQVVKIFRLFLKFIGFSLNILPEQTSFLLDFEKMVILQLNEFQKQPYNPSQMLIDKEDHDNMFEFNEQQSVQSVCEEAPFQIAGRLESPFSLFLNYGSRETIGGEADYPYFRVQRKYVYAKCHGFEKIKELLGANLCRFASKEVETIFSPLSNFEAKDKKEYLDSRIDSSVTSSKSTSIHMEPDLNKVNTIRECPNNCGKLNRVHDFFDLNSFLEYNDKNYENLISGFGEQQPELIDSTRIKVILFNDIAFPAVEEDFKTVGVQCENDVDHKNSAILCDCTETDNCDNTSKGCKIHDVLLKRELSLKKLLKSNPKLFSTLFSDESYNCKV